The Spea bombifrons isolate aSpeBom1 chromosome 4, aSpeBom1.2.pri, whole genome shotgun sequence genome segment CGTTAAACTTACTTCTGCACCTGTTTCTGAAACTCCCGAAGAGCTCACCGTTGACGATGGCCTGCTGTTTGAAGAGAAGAGCTCCGTTGTCACCACCATATCGTACACCAAGGGAGCAGACGTTGATGATTATGACTTGACTAACAATGACTATGATTTGACATCTAATGGGGTCGAGGAATCCAATCCGGATGATGAGCAGCCTAACCCAGTAGTGGAGGAAGATAACCatgattatgatgatgattTGAATAACTACGTTATTAAAGCTGGAGTTACTGATTCTGATGTGGAAGAAGATAGCCACTTCTTCTTACACTTGGTACTAATTGGATTTTTGATTGCTGTAGTATACATCACTTACCACAACAAAAGAAAGGTATGTTCATTTGCTATTaagatttaattatttaatagacATCGTTTTTACAcacaatttgtgtgtgtataattttatatacttattttaaaTCACTCAGCtttggtatttgtatgtttttgtcaTATTCTCACCCCGACCCtgtgatattttatatagaCTGGGAGCTGAACAAGCACTATAGCACTGTTATGTCTTTGTTTGTTTAGTATATAATTACCTTACGGCCTGTAAACTGTTAAGGTTGCTATCAAAATGTAAGATAAAACACTGCCGAAGGATCTTTGGTGAGCATGTGCATATGGAAGAAAATGAAAGGCACATAGCATTCTACGGATGTTTGAGATAAAGTAAAACACAGACGCATAGATTAGTGAAAGGGTATGAAATAATATCCAAGGGCTCAGATACCCCAATGAGCTCAGCTGGATCAAGATGTAGAAGCTACGTTACAGCAGCTATATATCAAGGTTTTTATATGAAATGAAAATAGAGCTTTCTAACCTCTGTAGCTTCTTTGGATCAAATAGCCTAAAACATCTTGCACATTGAGCAGAGCCAAGGGCACTTATGCAGGATTTTAGAATTACTTTATTTATGATACACCTGAGCTAGATACATTCTAGAAAATGCATGTTTCTGTAAGCTAAACAATAATGTTTCATTTACTTTCTCTTTTAGATCTTCATCCTGATACAAAGCAGAAGATGGCGTGACGGTCTTTGCTCTAAAGGTGTAGGCTATCGCCGGCTAGATCAGAATGTGAATGAAGCAATGCCTTCACTTAAAATGACCaaggattacattttttaagagaCTAAATATCTTCTGTTTTTTATGGCCCTAATTTTGGCCATATCGCCATAAATCTTACCTATGGTGTAGTTTGggttgcacatttttttaaaaataacagttaattgttaattttgtattttctgcTTTTGATTGACAATCCCTTTGCTTCCTTGGAGAGATCCACTTCAAACTTCAACGGCATGTGATCAGATACGTGTTAGTTAATTTCAGTGTTTTCCTAACTTATGGTAACGTGTGTTGGGTAATGTCTTCTGCTGTGGGGTATGCctttggtttaatgtgcaaaggccAAAGTACATTTTAACTCAAAGCATAGCACTTACCTCGTATACTAATATGATCTTGTCCATATAGATAAGGAAATACTTCTATTGACTTCCAGGTGTTCTGCTTCTGCATTTCCCACTTGGCTACAAATTGTTACTTAAGTGTCCTGAGTCTGGgaacatat includes the following:
- the C4H5orf15 gene encoding keratinocyte-associated transmembrane protein 2; translated protein: MAASKSPRQLRSPWLLLLLSVFYGRTTCAPISPGTSPVPLSTVNETTVLNLNVTSLQTSDKSADTNVTDLVAVNITSLSSTPPIEITSTTPQRLADNKTAAVATTSELSKLVKLTSAPVSETPEELTVDDGLLFEEKSSVVTTISYTKGADVDDYDLTNNDYDLTSNGVEESNPDDEQPNPVVEEDNHDYDDDLNNYVIKAGVTDSDVEEDSHFFLHLVLIGFLIAVVYITYHNKRKIFILIQSRRWRDGLCSKGVGYRRLDQNVNEAMPSLKMTKDYIF